A genomic segment from Asterias amurensis chromosome 6, ASM3211899v1 encodes:
- the LOC139938988 gene encoding neuronal acetylcholine receptor subunit alpha-10-like isoform X1 — protein MERGCLSLSTVLMIFLLGPTQIVAVTDTVKGGTQNGEKFTKDGALLSKPTASHLLESLVGNYGPTTIRPVYNASQPTRVAIRIFVTQVIELNEREQFVQVSGLMRLKWRDEFLSWNETEYPGVQRLYVSAKDIWKPDITLYTNLSPGSSVDEFFERTKSIPTIVTPDGYVEWNFPAILKSSCQIDTLLFPFDIQRCALVFASWVFTITDIELYKDNEQKQNLSAYFVPNGVWEMSEVKVEEANVDYPCCPDPFAQVVFYLVLCRRPLFYIISIILPAVLLAVICLAVYILPPDSGEKISLGVTTLLALILFQELIGGSLPPSSDKTPIISFFFTPMVVISCTSVLCSVVILNLHHRGSHKPVPRWLRHFTFRCLAPILCYHRGPATLYVFNNNCPTRSSTIVESWPRTSAHNIRESSSDGPVSPQSGHCSGEHTRSNGDNSHGDGETIHMNSFCDHTNGKQCCHDRCVRELVSTLEKLHAVREGSSKTGDETNERTVSEWQEVAIILNRLMLLVSVVTMFSSITLTITLFLINGLMPKE, from the exons GTGCGCTGCTCAGTAAACCAACAGCGTCTCATCTACTTGAGAGTTTGGTAGGAAATTATGGCCCAACCACGATACGGCCTGTATACAATGCCTCCCAGCCTACCAGGGTCGCCATTAGGATCTTTGTCACCCAAGTGATTGAACTG AATGAACGTGAGCAGTTTGTTCAAGTGAGCGGTCTAATGCGACTG AAATGGAGAGATGAATTCCTATCGTGGAACGAAACTGAGTACCCCGGCGTACAGAGGCTGTACGTCTCTGCAAAGGATATCTGGAAGCCAGACATAACTTTGTACACTAA TCTCTCCCCGGGCTCCAGCGTCGACGAGTTCTTCGAGCGCACCAAGTCCATACCGACGATCGTGACGCCAGACGGCTACGTGGAGTGGAACTTCCCCGCTATTCTCAAGTCCTCGTGCCAGATCGACACACTGCTCTTCCCATTCGACATCCAGCGATGTGCGCTGGTGTTCGCTTCGTGGGTGTTCACCATTACTGACATCGAGTTGTATAAGGACAACgagcaaaaacaaaacctgaGTGCCTACTTCGTGCCGAATGGAGTATGGGAAATGAGCGAG GTGAAAGTAGAGGAGGCCAACGTGGACTACCCTTGCTGTCCCGATCCCTTCGCTCAGGTCGTCTTCTACCTGGTACTCTGCCGTCGACCTCTCTTCTACATCATCAGCATCATCTTACCAGCGGTTCTTCTTGCTGTCATCTGTCTTGCTGTCTACATCTTACCCCCTGACTCCGGGGAGAAGATCTCACTAGGTGTGACCACCCTTTTGGCGCTCATTCTGTTTCAGGAGCTGATTGGTGGGTCGTTACCGCCCTCTTCTGATAAAACACCAATCATAA GTTTCTTTTTCACCCCCATGGTGGTCATCAGTTGCACATCGGTCCTGTGCAGTGTGGTCATCCTTAATCTCCACCACCGAGGCAGCCACAAGCCAGTACCACGATGGCTAAGGCACTTCACCTTCCGTTGCCTTGCCCCCATCCTATGCTACCACCGTGGCCCCGCGACTCTCTACGTCTTCAATAACAACTGCCCCACCAGATCATCTACAATCGTTGAATCATGGCCTCGTACGTCTGCGCACAACATACGTGAGTCCTCATCAGACGGGCCGGTATCACCACAGTCTGGTCACTGCAGTGGTGAACACACGCGTAGTAACGGTGATAACAGCCATGGTGATGGGGAAACCATACACATGAACAGTTTCTGTGACCACACCAACGGGAAGCAGTGTTGCCACGACCGGTGCGTCAGGGAGCTTGTATCCACACTAGAGAAGCTTCACGCCGTTCGGGAAGGGTCCTCAAAGACTGGTGACGAGACGAATGAACGGACCGTGAGTGAGTGGCAAGAGGTTGCGATAATTCTCAACAGGCTTATGCTACTCGTTTCCGTCGTCACCATGTTTTCATCAATAACCCTCACCATAACATTGTTCCTTATCAATGGACTCATGCCTAAGGAGTGA
- the LOC139938988 gene encoding neuronal acetylcholine receptor subunit alpha-10-like isoform X2 encodes MERGCLSLSTVLMIFLLGPTQIVAVTDTVKGGTQNGEKFTKDGALLSKPTASHLLESLVGNYGPTTIRPVYNASQPTRVAIRIFVTQVIELNEREQFVQVSGLMRLKWRDEFLSWNETEYPGVQRLYVSAKDIWKPDITLYTNVDEFFERTKSIPTIVTPDGYVEWNFPAILKSSCQIDTLLFPFDIQRCALVFASWVFTITDIELYKDNEQKQNLSAYFVPNGVWEMSEVKVEEANVDYPCCPDPFAQVVFYLVLCRRPLFYIISIILPAVLLAVICLAVYILPPDSGEKISLGVTTLLALILFQELIGGSLPPSSDKTPIISFFFTPMVVISCTSVLCSVVILNLHHRGSHKPVPRWLRHFTFRCLAPILCYHRGPATLYVFNNNCPTRSSTIVESWPRTSAHNIRESSSDGPVSPQSGHCSGEHTRSNGDNSHGDGETIHMNSFCDHTNGKQCCHDRCVRELVSTLEKLHAVREGSSKTGDETNERTVSEWQEVAIILNRLMLLVSVVTMFSSITLTITLFLINGLMPKE; translated from the exons GTGCGCTGCTCAGTAAACCAACAGCGTCTCATCTACTTGAGAGTTTGGTAGGAAATTATGGCCCAACCACGATACGGCCTGTATACAATGCCTCCCAGCCTACCAGGGTCGCCATTAGGATCTTTGTCACCCAAGTGATTGAACTG AATGAACGTGAGCAGTTTGTTCAAGTGAGCGGTCTAATGCGACTG AAATGGAGAGATGAATTCCTATCGTGGAACGAAACTGAGTACCCCGGCGTACAGAGGCTGTACGTCTCTGCAAAGGATATCTGGAAGCCAGACATAACTTTGTACACTAA CGTCGACGAGTTCTTCGAGCGCACCAAGTCCATACCGACGATCGTGACGCCAGACGGCTACGTGGAGTGGAACTTCCCCGCTATTCTCAAGTCCTCGTGCCAGATCGACACACTGCTCTTCCCATTCGACATCCAGCGATGTGCGCTGGTGTTCGCTTCGTGGGTGTTCACCATTACTGACATCGAGTTGTATAAGGACAACgagcaaaaacaaaacctgaGTGCCTACTTCGTGCCGAATGGAGTATGGGAAATGAGCGAG GTGAAAGTAGAGGAGGCCAACGTGGACTACCCTTGCTGTCCCGATCCCTTCGCTCAGGTCGTCTTCTACCTGGTACTCTGCCGTCGACCTCTCTTCTACATCATCAGCATCATCTTACCAGCGGTTCTTCTTGCTGTCATCTGTCTTGCTGTCTACATCTTACCCCCTGACTCCGGGGAGAAGATCTCACTAGGTGTGACCACCCTTTTGGCGCTCATTCTGTTTCAGGAGCTGATTGGTGGGTCGTTACCGCCCTCTTCTGATAAAACACCAATCATAA GTTTCTTTTTCACCCCCATGGTGGTCATCAGTTGCACATCGGTCCTGTGCAGTGTGGTCATCCTTAATCTCCACCACCGAGGCAGCCACAAGCCAGTACCACGATGGCTAAGGCACTTCACCTTCCGTTGCCTTGCCCCCATCCTATGCTACCACCGTGGCCCCGCGACTCTCTACGTCTTCAATAACAACTGCCCCACCAGATCATCTACAATCGTTGAATCATGGCCTCGTACGTCTGCGCACAACATACGTGAGTCCTCATCAGACGGGCCGGTATCACCACAGTCTGGTCACTGCAGTGGTGAACACACGCGTAGTAACGGTGATAACAGCCATGGTGATGGGGAAACCATACACATGAACAGTTTCTGTGACCACACCAACGGGAAGCAGTGTTGCCACGACCGGTGCGTCAGGGAGCTTGTATCCACACTAGAGAAGCTTCACGCCGTTCGGGAAGGGTCCTCAAAGACTGGTGACGAGACGAATGAACGGACCGTGAGTGAGTGGCAAGAGGTTGCGATAATTCTCAACAGGCTTATGCTACTCGTTTCCGTCGTCACCATGTTTTCATCAATAACCCTCACCATAACATTGTTCCTTATCAATGGACTCATGCCTAAGGAGTGA
- the LOC139938988 gene encoding neuronal acetylcholine receptor subunit alpha-10-like isoform X3, whose amino-acid sequence MERGCLSLSTVLMIFLLGPTQIGALLSKPTASHLLESLVGNYGPTTIRPVYNASQPTRVAIRIFVTQVIELNEREQFVQVSGLMRLKWRDEFLSWNETEYPGVQRLYVSAKDIWKPDITLYTNLSPGSSVDEFFERTKSIPTIVTPDGYVEWNFPAILKSSCQIDTLLFPFDIQRCALVFASWVFTITDIELYKDNEQKQNLSAYFVPNGVWEMSEVKVEEANVDYPCCPDPFAQVVFYLVLCRRPLFYIISIILPAVLLAVICLAVYILPPDSGEKISLGVTTLLALILFQELIGGSLPPSSDKTPIISFFFTPMVVISCTSVLCSVVILNLHHRGSHKPVPRWLRHFTFRCLAPILCYHRGPATLYVFNNNCPTRSSTIVESWPRTSAHNIRESSSDGPVSPQSGHCSGEHTRSNGDNSHGDGETIHMNSFCDHTNGKQCCHDRCVRELVSTLEKLHAVREGSSKTGDETNERTVSEWQEVAIILNRLMLLVSVVTMFSSITLTITLFLINGLMPKE is encoded by the exons GTGCGCTGCTCAGTAAACCAACAGCGTCTCATCTACTTGAGAGTTTGGTAGGAAATTATGGCCCAACCACGATACGGCCTGTATACAATGCCTCCCAGCCTACCAGGGTCGCCATTAGGATCTTTGTCACCCAAGTGATTGAACTG AATGAACGTGAGCAGTTTGTTCAAGTGAGCGGTCTAATGCGACTG AAATGGAGAGATGAATTCCTATCGTGGAACGAAACTGAGTACCCCGGCGTACAGAGGCTGTACGTCTCTGCAAAGGATATCTGGAAGCCAGACATAACTTTGTACACTAA TCTCTCCCCGGGCTCCAGCGTCGACGAGTTCTTCGAGCGCACCAAGTCCATACCGACGATCGTGACGCCAGACGGCTACGTGGAGTGGAACTTCCCCGCTATTCTCAAGTCCTCGTGCCAGATCGACACACTGCTCTTCCCATTCGACATCCAGCGATGTGCGCTGGTGTTCGCTTCGTGGGTGTTCACCATTACTGACATCGAGTTGTATAAGGACAACgagcaaaaacaaaacctgaGTGCCTACTTCGTGCCGAATGGAGTATGGGAAATGAGCGAG GTGAAAGTAGAGGAGGCCAACGTGGACTACCCTTGCTGTCCCGATCCCTTCGCTCAGGTCGTCTTCTACCTGGTACTCTGCCGTCGACCTCTCTTCTACATCATCAGCATCATCTTACCAGCGGTTCTTCTTGCTGTCATCTGTCTTGCTGTCTACATCTTACCCCCTGACTCCGGGGAGAAGATCTCACTAGGTGTGACCACCCTTTTGGCGCTCATTCTGTTTCAGGAGCTGATTGGTGGGTCGTTACCGCCCTCTTCTGATAAAACACCAATCATAA GTTTCTTTTTCACCCCCATGGTGGTCATCAGTTGCACATCGGTCCTGTGCAGTGTGGTCATCCTTAATCTCCACCACCGAGGCAGCCACAAGCCAGTACCACGATGGCTAAGGCACTTCACCTTCCGTTGCCTTGCCCCCATCCTATGCTACCACCGTGGCCCCGCGACTCTCTACGTCTTCAATAACAACTGCCCCACCAGATCATCTACAATCGTTGAATCATGGCCTCGTACGTCTGCGCACAACATACGTGAGTCCTCATCAGACGGGCCGGTATCACCACAGTCTGGTCACTGCAGTGGTGAACACACGCGTAGTAACGGTGATAACAGCCATGGTGATGGGGAAACCATACACATGAACAGTTTCTGTGACCACACCAACGGGAAGCAGTGTTGCCACGACCGGTGCGTCAGGGAGCTTGTATCCACACTAGAGAAGCTTCACGCCGTTCGGGAAGGGTCCTCAAAGACTGGTGACGAGACGAATGAACGGACCGTGAGTGAGTGGCAAGAGGTTGCGATAATTCTCAACAGGCTTATGCTACTCGTTTCCGTCGTCACCATGTTTTCATCAATAACCCTCACCATAACATTGTTCCTTATCAATGGACTCATGCCTAAGGAGTGA